The sequence below is a genomic window from Salinispira pacifica.
AACGCCTTGATCTTCGGCATGACGATCTGCGGCAATCATTCAGCACGAACGGTGAACAGCTGGTGATCTTCGGCCACATTCACACCCCGTTTCAGCGGACGATAAATTCAATCCCCTTCATCAGCTTCGGTACTTCCGGCTGCGTAATGCAAAACGGCCTGGGTAAACAGGCGCTGTTATTGGAAACGGAGGGTGACAGTTACTCGTGTGAGGAACACAGTCTGAACTGGGATGCCGCAGAGCTGCGGGCGGAACTGAAAAAGCGCAGAGTTCCGGCAGCAGACGAAGTGATAGATATCTTTTTTAATCTGGCACATACCGATTGACTGTAGCGTGCTGGTATTTACCTGACACATGGTGGTAGTAAAAGGTAGCCGCTTAGCATGTGCCGATAACTTCTTCATCTTTGCAAATTGCATACCTAACTTGCCGGCCATGCTCATAATTCCTTAGCCAACCTTCAATTTGGTCTACGGCTTGGCTCAAGTCATTAAACGGGGATAGATCGTAGAAATCACAGACTTCGCTTTTCGAGAATATATTATAGATCGCGCTCGCATCATCCCTTTGGATTCGACGGATGCTTATCCTGTTGCCTTTCCTTATAGGTGCATTAAAATTTTATTTCTCAACCAACTGCCCGGTAATGTATTTGTGTAATACGCTTTTTACGAATGTTTGATATCGTAATCCTTCGCGCGCAGCTCTTTCCTTGATTTTTTCCAATTCATACGGATCAATCCGGATATTCATTTTCTTTTCAGAGGTGACAAATTCCTTTGCGGCAGTTCTAAATTTCTTTTGCTCTTCTTCTG
It includes:
- a CDS encoding GNAT family N-acetyltransferase, with the protein product MRKGNRISIRRIQRDDASAIYNIFSKSEVCDFYDLSPFNDLSQAVDQIEGWLRNYEHGRQVRYAICKDEEVIGTC
- a CDS encoding CopG family antitoxin yields the protein MDSKYLDNEEKDLIEAYENADSSKSFKPSEEEQKKFRTAAKEFVTSEKKMNIRIDPYELEKIKERAAREGLRYQTFVKSVLHKYITGQLVEK